A region of Streptomyces sp. R44 DNA encodes the following proteins:
- a CDS encoding GAF domain-containing protein, producing MTAAASESSDPLEAATQATRSLQGLSTELTARVPQLLEAMRSVGTGLELHSTLDRICETAAELADARYAAIGVVDDEGDGLSDFVTFGVGEDVARRIGRRPDGHAGLLGALIRDPQTIRLADLSTDPRAAGFPPGHPPMRTFLGVPIRVQGEIFGNLYLAEKRGGGEFNDYDVHMVRVLATEAGIAIGNARLYEAARQRERWIDGSVAVTTALLSGGDADDALTVVAEQARRLAEADAGIVLLPAEEGGLEIVAVSSPRPTKSLGVVIPPESAVVKELLEGEAVFVTDASTDPRMISRLTASYGPSMMLPLQSGGRVLGALATPRVRGARQFTEAERTLATQFASQAALALMMADAQRDRERLAVYEDRDRIARDLHDLVIQRLFATGMMLESAQRKSIVPAVREGVGKAVDELDVTIQEIRTAIFALQQGPAEAPSGLRTRVLREINMAAVPLGFKPAHRFLGAIDAAVGELTGKNLIAALREALSNAFRHAAASRIEVVVDAGVTLPDGAAGVRLSVADDGIGLPEGGRRSGLRNLARRAESLGGASWCGPGLGEDGGGTTVVWEAPL from the coding sequence ATGACCGCCGCCGCGTCCGAGTCCTCGGACCCCCTGGAAGCCGCCACTCAGGCCACCCGCAGCCTCCAGGGGCTGTCCACGGAGCTCACGGCCCGCGTGCCGCAGCTCCTGGAGGCCATGCGCTCGGTCGGCACCGGGCTCGAACTCCACTCCACCCTCGACCGGATCTGCGAGACCGCCGCCGAACTCGCCGACGCCCGCTACGCCGCGATCGGCGTCGTCGACGACGAGGGCGACGGCCTCTCCGACTTCGTCACCTTCGGGGTCGGCGAGGACGTGGCCCGCCGGATCGGCCGACGCCCCGACGGCCACGCGGGCCTGCTCGGCGCGCTGATCCGCGACCCGCAGACCATCCGCCTCGCCGATCTGTCCACCGATCCGCGCGCGGCGGGCTTCCCGCCCGGGCACCCGCCGATGCGGACCTTCCTCGGCGTCCCCATCCGGGTCCAGGGCGAGATCTTCGGCAACCTCTACCTCGCCGAGAAGCGCGGCGGGGGCGAGTTCAACGACTACGACGTGCACATGGTCCGGGTCCTCGCCACCGAGGCCGGCATCGCGATCGGCAACGCCCGGCTGTACGAGGCGGCCCGGCAGCGCGAACGCTGGATCGACGGCTCGGTCGCCGTCACCACCGCGCTGCTCTCCGGCGGCGACGCCGACGACGCCCTCACGGTCGTCGCCGAGCAGGCCCGCCGGCTCGCCGAGGCGGACGCCGGGATCGTGCTGCTGCCCGCCGAGGAGGGCGGCCTGGAGATCGTCGCCGTCTCCTCGCCCCGGCCCACGAAGTCGCTGGGCGTGGTGATCCCGCCCGAGAGCGCCGTGGTGAAGGAGCTCCTGGAGGGAGAGGCGGTCTTCGTGACGGACGCCTCGACCGACCCGCGCATGATCAGCCGGCTGACGGCCTCGTACGGACCGAGCATGATGCTGCCGCTCCAGAGCGGCGGACGGGTCCTCGGCGCGCTCGCGACGCCCCGGGTGCGGGGCGCCCGGCAGTTCACGGAGGCGGAGCGGACGCTCGCCACCCAGTTCGCCTCGCAGGCCGCCCTCGCCCTGATGATGGCCGACGCCCAGCGCGACCGGGAGCGCCTCGCCGTCTACGAGGACCGCGACCGGATCGCCCGCGACCTGCACGACCTGGTGATCCAGCGGCTCTTCGCCACCGGGATGATGCTGGAGAGCGCCCAGCGGAAGTCGATCGTGCCCGCCGTGCGCGAGGGCGTGGGCAAGGCCGTGGACGAGCTCGACGTGACGATCCAGGAGATCCGTACGGCGATCTTCGCGCTCCAGCAGGGGCCCGCCGAGGCGCCTTCGGGGCTGCGCACCCGTGTCCTGCGGGAGATCAACATGGCGGCCGTGCCGCTCGGCTTCAAGCCCGCGCACCGCTTCCTCGGCGCGATCGACGCGGCGGTCGGCGAACTCACCGGCAAGAACCTCATCGCCGCCCTGCGCGAGGCGCTCTCCAACGCGTTCCGGCACGCGGCGGCGAGCCGGATCGAGGTGGTCGTCGACGCCGGAGTGACGCTGCCGGACGGCGCCGCCGGGGTGCGTCTCTCGGTCGCCGACGACGGCATCGGCCTCCCGGAGGGCGGGCGGCGCAGCGGCCTGCGCAATCTCGCCCGCCGGGCCGAGTCGCTGGGCGGCGCGAGCTGGTGCGGCCCGGGCCTGGGCGAGGACGGGGGCGGGACG
- the cydD gene encoding thiol reductant ABC exporter subunit CydD: MKPIDPRLLRYARATRVFLLAVVALGLVGAALVIAQAMLIAEIVVGAFQKALSVSELTTPLLLLAGVAVARGLVSWLTELAAHRASAAVKSELRGRLLGRAAALGPGWLSGQKAGSLIALATRGVDALDDYFARYLPQLGLAVVVPVAVLARIVTEDWVSAAIIVVTLPLIPVFMVLIGWYTQARMDRQWKLLSRLSGHFLDVVAGLPTLKIFGRAKAQAESIRAITSEYRRATMRTLRIAFISSFALELLATLSVALVAVTIGMRLVHGELDLYTGLVILILAPEAYLPLRQVGAQYHAAAEGLAAAEEIFDVLEQPVREGGTTAVPESVRLQLDGVTVRHAGRTEPSLDAATLTVEPGETVALVGPSGVGKSTLLDVVLGFAVPEEGGSVRVGGVDLGTLDLEEWRARIAWVPQRPYLFAGTVAENVRLARPDASDEAVRDALRDAGADGFVAGLPQGLDTVLGEDGAGLSAGQRQRLALARAFLADRPLLLLDEPTAALDGATEAGVVEAVRRLAAGRTVLLVVHRPALLAVADRVVSLGGNMPAPFHVEHSPSTSPVVQASTAGFVEEEPLTSPAGQAPVASSSVLARVRGMAGELKGRMALALLLGSLALGSAVGLMAVSGWLISRASEQPPVLYLMVAVTATRAFGIGRAVFRYAERLVSHDAVLRMLADLRVSVYRRLERIAPAGLRRTRRGDLLARLVQDVDALQDYWLRWLLPVGAALLVGVGSVGFTAWLLPEAGAVLAVGLLVAGVLVPAAGGALARRAERRLAPARGALATAVADLLRGCAELTVAGALRDRIERARDADRTLTSIASRQAAATALGAGLSALVCGLTVAAAALVGVQAVRDGRLEGVALAVVVLTPLAAFEAVTGLPLAVQYRQRIKRSAERVFEVLDAPVAVHEPETPAAPPASPFPLELAGLSARHAGQERPALDDFALTLEAGRRVAVVGASGSGKTTLAQVLLRFLDVEHGMYRIGGVPAWELDGDAVRRLVGLCAQDAHLFDSSVRENLRLAKVGADDEELREALRRARLLDWVEGLPAGLDTLVGEHGSQLSGGQRQRLALARALLADFPVLVLDEPAEHLDLATADALTDDLLRATEGRTTVLITHRLHGLDAVDEVVVLDEGLTVQRGPYAELAAVDGPLRRMLEQERATDLLATTDGGGRPTFLAK; encoded by the coding sequence GTGAAACCGATCGATCCGCGCCTGCTCCGGTATGCCAGGGCCACCCGTGTCTTCCTGCTCGCGGTGGTCGCTCTCGGCCTCGTCGGAGCGGCGCTGGTCATCGCCCAGGCGATGCTCATCGCCGAGATCGTGGTGGGGGCCTTCCAGAAGGCCCTGTCGGTTTCCGAACTGACCACGCCCCTGCTGCTGCTCGCCGGAGTGGCGGTGGCGCGGGGGCTGGTCTCCTGGCTGACCGAGCTCGCCGCCCACCGGGCGAGCGCGGCGGTCAAGTCCGAACTCCGCGGCCGGCTCCTCGGCCGCGCGGCCGCGCTCGGGCCGGGCTGGCTCAGCGGCCAGAAGGCCGGTTCGCTGATCGCCCTCGCCACGCGGGGCGTGGACGCCCTCGACGACTACTTCGCCCGCTATCTGCCGCAGCTGGGGCTCGCGGTGGTCGTGCCGGTGGCGGTGCTGGCCCGGATCGTCACCGAGGACTGGGTCTCGGCGGCGATCATCGTCGTCACGCTGCCGCTCATCCCGGTCTTCATGGTCCTCATCGGCTGGTACACCCAGGCCCGGATGGACCGGCAGTGGAAGCTGCTCTCGCGGCTCTCCGGTCACTTCCTGGACGTGGTGGCCGGCCTTCCCACGCTCAAGATCTTCGGCCGGGCCAAGGCCCAGGCCGAGTCGATCCGCGCGATCACCTCGGAGTACCGCCGGGCGACCATGCGCACCCTGCGGATCGCCTTCATCTCCTCGTTCGCCCTGGAGCTGCTCGCGACCCTGTCGGTCGCGCTCGTCGCCGTGACCATCGGCATGCGGCTCGTCCACGGTGAGCTCGACCTGTACACCGGGCTCGTCATCCTGATCCTGGCGCCCGAGGCGTACCTTCCGCTGCGGCAGGTGGGGGCGCAGTACCACGCGGCGGCCGAGGGGCTCGCGGCGGCGGAGGAGATCTTCGACGTCCTGGAGCAGCCGGTACGGGAGGGCGGCACGACCGCGGTGCCGGAGTCCGTACGGCTTCAGCTCGACGGCGTGACCGTACGCCATGCGGGACGCACCGAGCCCTCGCTCGACGCGGCGACGCTGACGGTCGAGCCCGGCGAGACGGTTGCCTTGGTCGGGCCGAGCGGCGTCGGGAAGTCGACCCTGCTCGACGTCGTGCTCGGGTTCGCGGTGCCGGAGGAGGGCGGTTCGGTACGGGTCGGGGGCGTCGACCTGGGGACGCTGGACCTGGAGGAGTGGCGGGCCCGGATCGCCTGGGTGCCGCAGCGGCCGTACCTCTTCGCGGGAACGGTCGCCGAGAACGTACGGCTCGCCCGGCCGGACGCCTCCGACGAGGCGGTACGGGACGCCCTGCGGGACGCCGGGGCGGACGGGTTCGTCGCGGGGCTGCCGCAGGGGCTCGACACGGTCCTCGGCGAGGACGGCGCGGGGCTCTCGGCGGGGCAGCGGCAACGGCTCGCGCTCGCCCGGGCGTTCCTGGCGGACCGCCCGCTGCTGCTGCTCGACGAGCCGACGGCGGCGCTGGACGGGGCGACGGAGGCGGGGGTGGTGGAGGCGGTGCGGCGGCTTGCCGCGGGGCGCACCGTCTTGTTGGTCGTGCACCGGCCGGCGTTGCTTGCGGTGGCGGATCGCGTGGTGAGCCTCGGCGGCAACATGCCCGCTCCGTTTCACGTGGAACATTCGCCCTCGACGAGCCCGGTCGTGCAGGCGTCCACCGCCGGCTTCGTGGAAGAGGAACCCCTCACGAGCCCTGCCGGACAGGCGCCGGTGGCCTCCTCGTCGGTGCTCGCGCGGGTGCGGGGGATGGCCGGGGAGCTCAAGGGGCGGATGGCGCTCGCGCTGTTGCTCGGGAGTCTGGCGCTCGGGTCGGCCGTGGGGCTCATGGCCGTGTCCGGGTGGCTCATCTCGCGGGCCTCCGAGCAGCCGCCCGTGCTCTATCTGATGGTCGCCGTCACCGCCACGCGCGCCTTCGGCATCGGCCGGGCCGTCTTCCGGTACGCCGAGCGGCTCGTCTCGCACGACGCCGTCCTGCGGATGCTCGCCGACCTGCGGGTCTCCGTCTATCGGCGCCTGGAGCGGATCGCCCCGGCCGGACTGCGCCGCACCCGGCGCGGTGACCTCCTCGCGCGGCTCGTCCAGGACGTCGACGCGCTCCAGGACTACTGGCTGCGCTGGCTGCTCCCGGTGGGCGCCGCGCTCCTCGTGGGTGTCGGTTCCGTCGGGTTCACCGCCTGGCTGCTGCCCGAGGCCGGGGCCGTCCTCGCCGTCGGCCTGCTCGTCGCCGGCGTCCTCGTGCCGGCGGCCGGCGGGGCCCTCGCCCGCCGGGCCGAGCGGCGGCTCGCCCCCGCGCGCGGCGCCCTGGCCACGGCCGTGGCCGATCTGCTGCGCGGCTGCGCCGAACTGACCGTGGCCGGTGCGCTCCGGGACAGGATCGAGCGGGCCCGGGACGCCGACCGCACCCTCACCTCCATCGCCTCCCGGCAGGCCGCCGCCACCGCGCTCGGCGCCGGACTCTCGGCCCTGGTCTGCGGCCTGACGGTCGCGGCGGCCGCGCTCGTCGGCGTCCAGGCCGTACGGGACGGACGGCTCGAAGGGGTGGCCCTCGCGGTGGTCGTCCTGACGCCGCTCGCCGCCTTCGAGGCCGTCACCGGGCTCCCGCTCGCCGTCCAGTACCGGCAGCGGATCAAGCGCAGCGCCGAGCGGGTCTTCGAGGTGCTCGACGCCCCCGTCGCCGTACACGAGCCGGAGACGCCCGCCGCTCCCCCGGCGAGCCCGTTCCCGCTGGAGCTGGCCGGGCTCTCCGCCCGGCACGCCGGGCAGGAGCGGCCCGCGCTCGACGACTTCGCCCTCACCCTGGAGGCCGGGCGGCGGGTCGCGGTCGTCGGCGCCTCCGGTTCCGGCAAGACCACGCTCGCCCAGGTGCTGCTGCGGTTCCTGGACGTGGAGCACGGCATGTACCGGATCGGCGGAGTGCCCGCCTGGGAGCTCGACGGCGACGCGGTCCGCCGCCTCGTCGGCCTCTGCGCCCAGGACGCCCATCTCTTCGACAGCTCCGTCCGCGAGAACCTGCGGCTCGCCAAGGTCGGAGCGGACGACGAGGAGCTGCGCGAGGCGCTGCGCCGGGCCCGGCTGCTCGACTGGGTCGAGGGGCTGCCCGCCGGACTCGACACCCTCGTGGGCGAGCACGGTTCGCAGCTCTCCGGCGGTCAGCGGCAGCGCCTCGCGCTCGCCCGCGCCCTCCTCGCCGACTTCCCGGTCCTCGTCCTCGACGAACCCGCCGAGCACCTGGACCTGGCCACCGCCGACGCGCTCACCGACGACCTGCTCCGGGCCACCGAGGGCCGCACCACCGTCCTCATCACCCACCGGCTGCACGGTCTCGACGCCGTCGACGAGGTGGTGGTCCTCGACGAGGGCCTGACCGTGCAGCGCGGCCCGTACGCCGAACTCGCGGCGGTGGACGGCCCGCTGCGGCGGATGCTGGAGCAGGAGCGGGCGACCGATCTGCTCGCCACGACAGACGGCGGTGGACGGCCGACTTTTCTCGCCAAATAG